A single region of the Fimbriimonadaceae bacterium genome encodes:
- a CDS encoding alginate export family protein, translated as MIWLSLTNDVPKLDIKYTFEERSRFERRINRDFNDALGDGRSELLTRVRPGFTFTYGDRISGAFQYQYAHSFLWRDRINKTDENSDASLAFVRYKNSGWTTTIGRQKINLGSERLIGCLEWANVARAMDGVRFQSKDWDFAAFKFGVSWPRIYDARVGFVSHPWRQGTTSAIFKHDETPSGDVDITTLTHAYTGKIAGMNFDFEGALQVGDNAGKDQEAWAWHVGLSKSLDSRTKLYVEANAASGGSDADTSRTFDNLYPTNHKFYGSMDMQSWKNMNEFAVQIDHKLNTKTDLRARWSSLSLRDPSDAWYGAGGAPNKRPGGSFVDPTGTSGRDIGNEFNLEATYRLNKVYTITGGIGIFSPGKYVKNVNGGNADQQAWGYVSMQVRF; from the coding sequence ATGATTTGGCTGTCACTCACGAACGACGTCCCGAAGCTAGACATAAAGTACACATTTGAGGAGCGGTCCCGCTTCGAGCGTCGGATCAATCGCGACTTTAACGACGCTCTTGGAGACGGACGGTCGGAGCTTCTCACGAGAGTCCGGCCAGGGTTTACGTTCACGTATGGCGATCGGATTTCTGGTGCCTTCCAATACCAGTACGCGCATTCCTTCCTTTGGCGTGATCGCATCAATAAAACTGATGAAAACAGCGATGCCAGCTTGGCCTTTGTCCGTTACAAGAACTCGGGTTGGACAACGACCATCGGGCGGCAGAAGATTAACCTCGGATCGGAACGATTGATCGGGTGCCTCGAATGGGCGAATGTCGCTCGGGCGATGGATGGCGTCCGATTTCAATCTAAGGATTGGGACTTTGCTGCTTTCAAGTTTGGCGTCTCTTGGCCCAGAATCTACGATGCTCGCGTTGGGTTTGTATCGCACCCCTGGCGACAGGGAACAACGAGCGCGATTTTCAAACACGACGAAACACCCTCAGGCGATGTCGACATCACGACTCTGACCCACGCTTACACTGGCAAAATTGCCGGGATGAATTTCGATTTTGAAGGCGCTCTCCAGGTGGGCGATAACGCAGGCAAAGATCAAGAGGCTTGGGCTTGGCACGTGGGACTTTCCAAATCACTAGACTCCCGCACCAAGCTATACGTCGAAGCCAATGCGGCGAGCGGTGGCTCTGACGCGGATACATCTCGAACGTTCGACAACCTGTATCCAACCAATCACAAGTTCTACGGCAGCATGGATATGCAGTCGTGGAAGAACATGAACGAGTTTGCGGTCCAGATCGACCACAAACTCAATACCAAAACCGACCTGCGGGCACGTTGGAGTTCCCTATCGCTTCGCGACCCGAGCGATGCCTGGTACGGTGCGGGCGGAGCACCTAACAAGCGTCCTGGCGGATCGTTCGTCGATCCAACCGGAACGAGCGGCCGAGACATTGGAAACGAGTTCAATCTCGAAGCGACCTACCGACTGAACAAGGTCTACACCATTACTGGAGGGATCGGCATCTTCTCGCCTGGCAAGTATGTGAAAAATGTCAACGGTGGAAACGCCGACCAACAGGCTTGGGGCTACGTTTCCATGCAAGTTCGATTCTAA
- a CDS encoding Crp/Fnr family transcriptional regulator, translating into MEKLDLAIREVLQASTLFNALTPEESEGLAKNSRLCRVARGEVIWTHGAEVDFFGIVGTGFVKMVKGVSSGADVTLEIMGPGQIFGLMGTLDRQGCPLTAIAISKAIYLRVPKREIHPIYERNLVLKNGLLMRLSRRFKQNLDMMARMGSGRVDERIGAVLFILADSYGEEDGDTVKLTIPLTRQEIGEMAGTTTESTIRTLSRWQKEGIVSTDKHLITITDVPALVAIVGK; encoded by the coding sequence ATGGAGAAATTAGATTTAGCAATTCGCGAGGTGCTGCAAGCGAGCACGCTATTCAATGCTCTCACTCCCGAAGAGTCCGAAGGTTTAGCTAAGAATTCTCGGCTCTGTCGTGTCGCTCGTGGCGAAGTCATCTGGACTCATGGCGCCGAGGTCGATTTCTTCGGCATTGTGGGCACAGGCTTCGTCAAGATGGTCAAAGGGGTTTCCAGTGGAGCCGACGTGACCCTGGAGATAATGGGACCCGGCCAGATTTTTGGCCTCATGGGGACCTTAGATCGCCAAGGATGCCCATTAACAGCGATCGCCATCAGCAAGGCAATCTATCTGCGCGTGCCGAAGCGAGAGATTCACCCGATCTACGAAAGGAACTTAGTTCTGAAAAACGGGCTGTTGATGCGTCTTTCCCGGCGCTTTAAGCAAAACCTCGACATGATGGCCCGCATGGGCAGCGGACGGGTGGATGAACGCATCGGCGCCGTGCTCTTTATCCTCGCCGATTCCTACGGAGAGGAGGATGGCGATACGGTAAAGCTGACGATCCCCCTCACGCGTCAGGAGATTGGTGAGATGGCAGGAACCACCACCGAGTCGACCATCCGTACGCTTAGCCGATGGCAAAAGGAAGGCATTGTCAGCACGGACAAACATCTCATCACGATCACCGATGTGCCTGCACTCGTCGCGATTGTAGGCAAGTAA